From the Deinococcus sonorensis KR-87 genome, the window GGACAGGCGGCCCTGGGGCAGCTGAACCTGCTGCGGGTCGCCCGGCCGATCCCGGAGGTGCTGGCCGATCCGGCCACGCCGCCGCTGGTGCGGACCCGGCTGCTGCGGGTGCAGGACGTGCGTGCCTATGCCGTGTCGGACCTGGGCCTGCCCGACACCCGTGCCTTTCGCAGCTACGCGGACCTGGGCCGGCCCTTTCTGGTCTGGAACGTCTTCGACGCGCCGCCATTCTCGGTGACGCTCAACACCAGCTGTTTTCCGGTGGTGGGCTGCGTGCCGTACCGGGGCTACTTCTCGCAGGCCGCAGCCGAGCAGGAGGCCGCACGGCTCCGCGGGCGGGGCGACGACGTGTCGGTGGGCGGCGTCAGCGCCTACAGCACCCTGGGGCGCCTCCCGGACCCGGTGCCGTCCACGCTGCTGGCCCAGGGCGAAGACGAGCTGATCCGCACCATCATCCATGAGCTGGCCCACGCGGTCATCTATGTGCCGGGCGACGCCGACTTCAATGAGTCCTTCGCGGTGGCGGTAGAAACAGCCGGCTCGGCGCGCTACCGCGCGGCCCGTGGCCTTCCGCCCGAGGACCGCAGCGCGGCCCAGCAGCGCTCGACGCAGGTCAATGCCCTGCTCCTGAGCGCCCGCGACCGGCTGGCCACGGTGTACGCTGCCACGCAGCCGGACGCCTGGAAAGAGGGGCGCAAACGGCAGGTGCTGGACGCGGTGCGGGCCGAGTACGCCGCGCTGAAGGCCAGCTGGAACGGGTATGCCGGCTACGACCCCTGGTTCGAGGACACCCCCAATGGCCTCAACAATGCCCTGCTCGGCTCGGTAGCTGCCTATGCCGACCATGTGCCGGCGTTCCTGGCCCTGCTTCAGCGGCTCGGCGGCGATTTTCCGGCCTTCTATGCGCAGGTGAAACACTGTGGAGCCCGTCCGGCGGCGGAGCGGGTGCCGTGTCTCGGGCTAGACTCCCCGAATGAGTGATGCGGTGAGGGTCGGCGAGGTGGCGGGGCTGCCGGAGGGCAGCCAGACGGAGGTTCAGGTAGACGGGCGCAGCGTGGTGGTGGTGTGTTTCGAGGGGCAGTACTACGCGCTGCGGAACAACTGCAGCCACAAGGACTTTCCGCTGCTGGGCGGCGAGGTCAGCCGGGGCCGCATCACCTGCGAGAAGCACGGTGCCCAGTTCGAGCTGAGCAGCGGCAAGGCCCGCACCCTGCCAGCCGTCAAGCCGGTTCAGATGTACACCACCCGCGTCGAGGACGGGGTGGTGTACGTGCAGCCGCTCTAGCCGCTACTGCGGGTCTTCGCCCTGGCCCGGCAGGCCGTCCGGGTGGGCAACGTCATGCACGGCGCTGCGGTCCTCGGCGCGCGGCTGGCCGGCCCGGTCCTGCAGCGACACGTCCACCTCCGGCTGGTCGCTCGCGCTGCCGATGGTGCTGCCCAGCCCGCCCTGATCGGCCGGCGCGGGCACGCCACTGGGGCGGGTGCCGTCCGGCGCGCCGCCAGTGGTGCCCAGCGTGCTGTCCTGCAGCGTACTGTCGGTGTTGCCGCTCGGAACGCCCCGGTCGTCCGTGCCGGTCACGGGTGGTCGCTCCGGCCGGGGCCGTGCTCCAGTTCCGATTCCAGCGGCGACCCTTCCTGCAGGTCGGCGGCGCCGTCGGTCGGGTGAGGCGGGACCATTTTGCTGGGCGGCGTGTACCCGGGGTTGGGGTCACGGTCCTGCTCGCGCGTCACCATCGCGCCCGCCGGGCTGTTCACGCTCATGCCGGCGCCGGCCACCAGCAGGTCGGACTCGCCGGTGCCCAGCTGCTCGTCCGGCTCGGCCCCAGCGTAGTCGGCGTCCTTCGGCTGCTGAGCCATGGCATTCGGGTCACGGGTCGCGAGTTTGGCATTCGGGTCTTCGGTCATGTGGACCTCCTGTACCCTTCAGTCTGCCGGGTGCGGCAGATGTGCAGGCTGAAACGACCCTCAAGGCGTCCGCAGCTGGTGCTTAACGGGGGTTGAGCTCGGTCAGAAGCTGCACCACTGCCGTGTGCCCTTCCTCGCTGGCGAGCGACAGGGCGTCGCGGCCGTCCTCGGTCTGCATCAGCGGGTCTGCGCCCCGGTCCAGCAACACGCGCACCAGCTCCAGGTTGCCGTTCTGGGCCGCCGCCATCAATGGGGTGAAGCCGCCGTGCTGCCGGGCATCCACGTCGGCACCGTGCGCCAGCAGCAGCTCGGCGAGCTCGGTGTGGTTGCCGGCGGCGGCGGAATGCAGTGGCCGGACCTGCATGGTGTTCTGGCTCGGCCGGTCCACGCTGGCCCCCAGCCCGATCAGCTCGGCGGCCAGATCGGTGTGGCCAAAGAAGGCGCACAGCCCGAGCAGGGAGAAGCCGTCCGGGCTGTCCTGATGCAGCAGCTCCGGGTGCGACATCAGCTGCTCGCGCAGCCGTGGGCCCGCGCCACAGGCGGCCGCTTCATGCGCCGAGACCGGCGCGCCCAGGTCCATCAACAGCTGCGCCATCTGGGGCCGCTGATAATAGGCGGCGAACAGCAGCGGCGTCAGTCCGCTGGGGCTGCGGGCGGTGAGCAGGTCCGGCAACGCTTCCACCAGGTCGGTGACGGTGGCCGCATCGTTGGCCTGGATCGCCAGAAACAGAGCAGAGGCGGACATCTGCCCAGCTTATACCGGCCCAGTCGCGGGGCGCGGCTGCCGGTCCGGGGGCGTTCCGGCGTGGTGAGCCTGGACCGCTTCCTGGTTGCCAGTGGAGGAAGCTCGGGAGGGATTGCCTTACCGCCGCTGAGCGCGCGGGGCCGGTGGGGCGGCCCGGCCGACCTGCCAGACCCACCACAGCAGCAGCGGTTGCAGCGGCAGCCGCGCCCACAACACCCAAGCCGGCACAGGAAAGCGCTGCGCGTGCTGCGCCATCTCCACGTTGGCCGGAAACACCGCCACCAGCAGCAGGCCCAGGCCCCAGCGGGCGGCCGGGCGGGTGGCGGGCAGCAGCAGCCCCAGGCCACCCAGCAGTTCCGCCACCCCGCTCAGCAGCACGGCGGCGCGGGCGGAAGGCACCCAGGCCGGAACGATGCGCTCAAATGGTTCGGGGGTCGCCAGATGCAGGGTTCCGGCCCCCACGAACAGCGCGGCGCACAGCAGCAGGGCAGGTGAACGGGGCATGGCCCAGTCTGCCCGGCCCGGCCCCTGCCCGGCTGTAGTCTGGTCCATGCTTCGGGGCAGGGAAGACCCGGTGATGACGGCGCCCGTGCCCCGCGAGCGCCGCGTCGGTTTAGCCGTGTTCAGGCTGGCTGCGCTTCGCCCAGCGCGGGGGGTTCGTGGCGTCCCCGCACCTTGCGGCTTTCCAGATCGGCGTGCAGCGTCAGGTAGCGCAGCCAGCCTTTCTCCGACAGGTCGCCCAGACCGTTGTGCGGCAGGGTGGTGCCGGGGGCGGGCGGGCGCTGCTCCAGTCGCCTTGCGGCGTCGATGGTGCGGGCGCGGGTGGTGGAGAACGCCTGCAGCAGCGCGTCCCAGCTGCTGTCTTCCTCCGGCAGGTAGCTGCGGTGGCTGTCCAGTTCGAGCAGTGGGCTGCCGCTGATCAGGTGTTCCAGCCGCGAGGTGCCCCAGCGCTCAATGCCGATGATGTGCCGCAGCACCCGGCGGTTGTGGTCGCTGTCGCCGGCCCGGGTGACCCGGGCGGTCAGCTGGGGGCCGCTGCGCTCCAGCGCCTGACGCAGCTCCGCATGGCTGCGGCTGGCGGCCGGACGTTCCAGCGTCTGGCGCACGAAAAAGCCCTGCACGTCCTCCCGGCGTCGGCTCGCCGCCACCGCTCCGGCCGCCGCGCCAACGGCGGCCACGGTCACGACGGCGGGCACCCAGACGTTCTTCGCTCTGCTCATGCCTGAAGTGTAGCGCCCGGCGCTGGCGGCAGGCGGCTCACCCTTTCCACTATGCACCTTTTTCGTGGTCGGCTGCCGTGCTCAATTCACCTGACACGCTCATGATCATCCCTATACACTGAGCCACCGGAAACGGACCTTTGTACGAGACCCGCTCCGGGGACACAACTGCTGAAGGGGTGGAAGGGTGCATATCTACAAGCTGGCCGGACGCAATGTCGAAGTGACCGAAGCGCTGCGGGACTATGTGGAGAGCAAGCTGACGCGACTGGACCGGTTCAGTCCGCAGATCACGGACGCGCGCGTGACACTGACGGTGCGCGACGTGCGCGACGCGGACAGGCGCAACCGGGTAGAGGTGCAGCTGAACGTGCCGCACGGCATCATCCGGGCCGAGGAACACCACTCCGACATGTACGCGGCCATCGACCGCGCCTCGGACGTGCTGGAACGGCAGCTGCGCAAGTTCAAGACCCGCTACCTCAAGCAGCGTGAGCTGGACACCGAGGCCGTGCCCGACAGTGTGGTCGCAGTGGCCGACAGCAGTGGCGACGATGTGGCCGAGTTCCGCCCAGAAATCGTGCGGCAGAAGCGTTTTGCGATGCGTCCGATGACGCCAGAGGATGCTGCCGCCCAGATGGAGGCGCTGGGCCACGACTTCTACGTGTTTATGAGCAGCATCAGCGACAGCTGCGCGGTGGTGTACCGGCGCAAGGACGGCCACTACGGCCTGATCGAGCCGAAGGGCTGAGCCGGGGCGGCTGCCCTACACTGGGGCGGTGCCTGCCCGAGTGCCTGTCCCGCCCCCCGACTTCTCGTTCGAGCGCCAGCACTGGCAGCGCGGGTATCTGCAGGTGGCGGGCGTGGACGAGGCCGGACGGGGGGCCTGGGCCGGGCCGGTGACGGTGGCGGCGGTGATCCTGCCGGCCACCCTGACGGGTGCGCCCTTCCGCGACTCCAAGACGCTGGGGGCGGCGCAGCGTGAGCGGCTGGCGGCCGAGGTGC encodes:
- a CDS encoding aminopeptidase, with translation MKRAALGALALLGVVALCGCGPVRYLGQAALGQLNLLRVARPIPEVLADPATPPLVRTRLLRVQDVRAYAVSDLGLPDTRAFRSYADLGRPFLVWNVFDAPPFSVTLNTSCFPVVGCVPYRGYFSQAAAEQEAARLRGRGDDVSVGGVSAYSTLGRLPDPVPSTLLAQGEDELIRTIIHELAHAVIYVPGDADFNESFAVAVETAGSARYRAARGLPPEDRSAAQQRSTQVNALLLSARDRLATVYAATQPDAWKEGRKRQVLDAVRAEYAALKASWNGYAGYDPWFEDTPNGLNNALLGSVAAYADHVPAFLALLQRLGGDFPAFYAQVKHCGARPAAERVPCLGLDSPNE
- a CDS encoding Rieske (2Fe-2S) protein gives rise to the protein MSDAVRVGEVAGLPEGSQTEVQVDGRSVVVVCFEGQYYALRNNCSHKDFPLLGGEVSRGRITCEKHGAQFELSSGKARTLPAVKPVQMYTTRVEDGVVYVQPL
- a CDS encoding ankyrin repeat domain-containing protein — translated: MSASALFLAIQANDAATVTDLVEALPDLLTARSPSGLTPLLFAAYYQRPQMAQLLMDLGAPVSAHEAAACGAGPRLREQLMSHPELLHQDSPDGFSLLGLCAFFGHTDLAAELIGLGASVDRPSQNTMQVRPLHSAAAGNHTELAELLLAHGADVDARQHGGFTPLMAAAQNGNLELVRVLLDRGADPLMQTEDGRDALSLASEEGHTAVVQLLTELNPR
- a CDS encoding DoxX family protein; this translates as MPRSPALLLCAALFVGAGTLHLATPEPFERIVPAWVPSARAAVLLSGVAELLGGLGLLLPATRPAARWGLGLLLVAVFPANVEMAQHAQRFPVPAWVLWARLPLQPLLLWWVWQVGRAAPPAPRAQRR
- a CDS encoding DinB family protein, with product MSRAKNVWVPAVVTVAAVGAAAGAVAASRRREDVQGFFVRQTLERPAASRSHAELRQALERSGPQLTARVTRAGDSDHNRRVLRHIIGIERWGTSRLEHLISGSPLLELDSHRSYLPEEDSSWDALLQAFSTTRARTIDAARRLEQRPPAPGTTLPHNGLGDLSEKGWLRYLTLHADLESRKVRGRHEPPALGEAQPA
- the hpf gene encoding ribosome hibernation-promoting factor, HPF/YfiA family; translated protein: MHIYKLAGRNVEVTEALRDYVESKLTRLDRFSPQITDARVTLTVRDVRDADRRNRVEVQLNVPHGIIRAEEHHSDMYAAIDRASDVLERQLRKFKTRYLKQRELDTEAVPDSVVAVADSSGDDVAEFRPEIVRQKRFAMRPMTPEDAAAQMEALGHDFYVFMSSISDSCAVVYRRKDGHYGLIEPKG